From the genome of uncultured Bacteroides sp.:
GGTAAAATACCTTTGCATATATAACTTTTTTAATAGCTTTGTAGATTAAAATTAAATTATGAGATATATACTGAGAATACTTATCCACTCACTTTTCTGGTTGGTTTTCGTTCTGTTCTACCTGGTACTATATGTTGTGCCAAAGGGAGATCTTTCTGTTGCATTACAGGAACTTACTATCCAGTTTTATATCAATTTTGTTTGGGCGGCAGTCATATTCTATTTATCCTATTATTGGCTGATACGATATTTTGAGAAAAGTCAGCTTGTCAGATACCTTATTCTTTCTGTGCTAATAAGTATTTCTGTTTCAGTTGTTTTCTTGATTATCTCAAAGCTTATTACCCCTAGAATAAATTTGCAGAATTATATTCTCCTTTTGCCATCAATGGTTGGTACTTTTATTATAGCCCAATGTGGATGTTTGGTTAGAGGTTTTGAAAACTGGTTTGCTAATATTCAGCTGAAATCAGAAATAGAAAACAAGAATCTTAAGAACGAACTTAAGTTACTTAGACTCCAGATTAATCCTCATTTTCTTTTCAATACGTTGAATAATATTGATTCTTTAATTAGTAAATCACCTAAAACTGCTTCAAAAATGCTTATTACTCTGTCTGAAATGCTTAGATATATGGTTTATGAGACTAAAACTGAGACTGTTCCTTTGCAAAAAGAGATAGACTATCTTACCAGTTATATACAGCTTCAACAACTGCGTTTTAAGAATGTAGATTATATACGTTACTCTTTTCCAGAGCCAGATGTTTGTAACACTCAGGTTGCCCCAATGCTTTTTATCCCTTTTGTGGAAAATGCTTTTAAACATTCGTGCTATGCAGAACCCATGCCGGTTGTTGATATAAAAATTGCTTTAAGTGATAATATTTTAAACTTTACTTGTGTAAACTACTTCGAT
Proteins encoded in this window:
- a CDS encoding histidine kinase encodes the protein MRYILRILIHSLFWLVFVLFYLVLYVVPKGDLSVALQELTIQFYINFVWAAVIFYLSYYWLIRYFEKSQLVRYLILSVLISISVSVVFLIISKLITPRINLQNYILLLPSMVGTFIIAQCGCLVRGFENWFANIQLKSEIENKNLKNELKLLRLQINPHFLFNTLNNIDSLISKSPKTASKMLITLSEMLRYMVYETKTETVPLQKEIDYLTSYIQLQQLRFKNVDYIRYSFPEPDVCNTQVAPMLFIPFVENAFKHSCYAEPMPVVDIKIALSDNILNFTCVNYFDAETISPKTAQSGIGLENVKRRLALLYSKNHELQIIKELNTFRVELTIKL